One Zeugodacus cucurbitae isolate PBARC_wt_2022May chromosome 3, idZeuCucr1.2, whole genome shotgun sequence genomic region harbors:
- the LOC105211509 gene encoding uncharacterized protein LOC105211509, which translates to MTTKEEQVIRVLISGAAGQVAYSLAGFIASGMAFGLKQPMILHLFDLPVETGKMEGLRMELIDSALPLLRDVIATSDPVVAFQDVSAAFLMGGKRRQPGMKRFELISNNSRILKDQGLCLDAFARKDCKVVVLVEPCNTMCYICAEHAPSIPRENFTTNARLDYNRAVGYIGYNLKIPATSIKNMIIWGNHSDSMHPDCSITSVIINNKSYRLSEYLGDEMASFRAQLSEAVIRRGADIIAARGVSSGWSAAKALCDQMRDWLTGTPQGVMVPMTVASDGSYGTPKEIFFTFPVEIQRGKWNIVKGIKIDEISRSKLDFSGKELLQEKMAVVAEIGDGYP; encoded by the coding sequence ATGACCACTAAGGAGGAGCAAGTAATACGTGTGCTGATCTCCGGTGCAGCCGGTCAAGTTGCATACTCACTGGCCGGATTTATAGCCAGCGGCATGGCATTCGGCTTGAAACAGCCCATGATTTTGCATCTATTCGATCTGCCGGTGGAGACAGGAAAAATGGAGGGTCTGCGAATGGAATTAATTGACTCGGCACTGCCGTTGTTGCGAGACGTTATCGCCACCAGCGATCCGGTTGTGGCTTTTCAAGATGTCTCAGCAGCGTTCCTGATGGGCGGCAAACGACGTCAGCCGGGCATGAAGCGTTTTGAGCTGATCTCAAATAACTCCAGAATATTGAAAGATCAAGGTCTCTGCTTAGATGCTTTTGCACGCAAAGACTGCAAGGTGGTGGTGCTCGTTGAACCCTGCAATACCATGTGCTACATTTGTGCCGAGCATGCACCGTCCATACCACGTGAGAATTTTACCACAAATGCGCGTTTGGATTACAACCGTGCCGTGGGTTATATTgggtataatttaaaaattccagcTACCAGCATAAAGAATATGATTATCTGGGGCAATCATTCGGACTCGATGCACCCGGATTGCTCGATAACCAGTGTGATCATCAACAACAAAAGTTACCGCCTCTCCGAATATTTGGGAGATGAAATGGCTTCTTTTAGAGCTCAACTGTCAGAAGCAGTAATCAGGCGTGGCGCCGATATAATTGCAGCGCGTGGAGTGTCGTCGGGGTGGTCGGCCGCAAAGGCTTTGTGCGATCAGATGAGGGATTGGTTGACGGGCACACCGCAGGGTGTAATGGTTCCGATGACGGTCGCCTCGGATGGTAGCTACGGCACACCGAAGGAGATTTTCTTCACCTTCCCCGTGGAAATACAACGCGGCAAATGGAATATAGTCAAGGGCattaaaattgatgaaatatcCAGAAGCAAACTTGATTTCAGCGGCAAGGAGCTATTGCAAGAAAAAATGGCAGTCGTCGCGGAGATTGGCGACGGATATCCCTGA